Within Apostichopus japonicus isolate 1M-3 chromosome 23, ASM3797524v1, whole genome shotgun sequence, the genomic segment ctagggttaaccctaacccgaGAAATACTGCATCACATCACTGCATCACATACAATACCGTATACTTCTTGAGGCAATGCAACTTGCCACATTACAACTTGTCTTGAGAGATGCAAAAAAATTGAGGTCTTGGTGATTTAAATGTGtaaagtgatgaatattcatttcatgAAATATATTGCTTTGATTGGTTAATATTTGGTTAATTGGTGATTTAAATGTGtaaagtgatgaatattcatttcatgAAATATATTGCTTTGATCGGTTAATTTGGTTAAATATATGAACAGGGGAGAGCAGTGCAAAACTTGAATAAGTCTGGCAATTTACAGTATCAGCCTAAGGTATCAAGAATTTATAACATCAAATTTCAATCCTATTTTTGTTTCCAATTTTAACATATTGTCAATACATTATATTTGTAGctcaaatatttcaatttgcAATTAGTAATCTATTGAATATGCATACTGTTTAACGATTGGTGGAATACCTACCTATATTTAAATAAACTGTTATAACGTAATTTTCAAAGCTTATATGCCCCAGTGTTGGCTCCGTATGAGGGACCGTTACGGCTTCTCTATTCACTCGCACTTGTTTCCCTTGGCGTAGTGTTATCATGTTCTCACCGACGTGAATGAAGACCGTTTTACTCCAAGAGGCGTGGCGAGATTCCCGCCCATCATTACGCACGCGTATTCTAAAGGAACTGTGCGTGCAGTCCGCAGTCAGAAGGTATTTACAACGGCCTTGGAAATTAAACAGACggccatcgaatgttcgataatGCGGGTCGCCAAATACTGTGCAAGTTCCATTTCCTGTAGATTACACAGAATCAAAGAAGAGAAATATATTTACAACTCAGTGAAAATCTAAAGGTTATGATGAACGGAGAATATTTCTAAACTTGTATAACACCGATAATGACATATATAATTCTATATAAACGGTCAAATAACATGAGAAACTATAGTTATGTGACAACCAGTGAACGATTAACCATTCATCCTTCCTTTGACAATCGTGTAGTATGGAACCACAAAATTGTGATAGAttcaacagaaaaaaagaaacattcaaaACTACGCCACGTTTGGTCATGAACTTACTTTCTACACAACGAGGGCAGCATTCACCTTCAGGAGTTTGTAAAATGTACTGTGGAGAATAATTGATACAATAAATCATATTACCGATTATCTTCGccaggtctttttttttttgggggggggggttaaaagaGAGGGGGTATGAGTTGAAGCATAGGAGAGATGGAAAGGGACAAGGtgcttttcttcaaatttaccaTGTCGCGTGatcaattaattaaaataaaagaaattcaACCTTTGTTAATTTGAAATCACAAAATGACCCTAATATCCACTTTGTTTCGTAAACTTGAGATGTTGAGGTAAAACTGCAGCACAACCTTGTGTTGTTTATAttaaagagggggggggggtccaataCGAAGAAATGTACGTGCGGATTATCACATCACGATAAAATGTGCCCCCTTTTTTTTACACCAATGCGAATTTCGTTGTTCAAGGGCCATGATGTGTAGACGTTTTCTCCACAAAGACGAATTTATTCAGACCAATTATACTGAGAAAGGTCGTGTATGTGGCTAACATCAAATTAGTTACAGAGATGACCAAGTCTGTGTGTATAAGCAGATCAATGTTGTTACACACTTACCCTTCGGCTGTCGGGGCAGACGAGTGGCGCTGTTTCACATCTGTTCACTACACATTCTTCACGTCCTCCTTCACAGCGGCACGTCTCACACGGTGACACTGACCACTCTTCGTTATGCTATAGATGTAAAAATACAAGatacttgcatatatatatatatatatatatatatatatatatatatatatatatatatatatatatatatatatataaatatatatatatatatatatatatatattatactatagAATCCTAaatatgtaagaaaaaaaataaacagaataaCTGTATTATTACATGGACACATGAATCAGTTCTTCTGGAAATATTAAAAGACCATACACATCCTCTTTTCGAAAACTATGTATTCTGCCGTTCAGGCAGCAGACTTCGCATGCCACGGTCTAAGCATAACAGATTCAGGTTTTCTTTTGTACCcaattctgtttcttttttcaacCTGAGGGCTGTTAGataggtttcttttgttttataatcttgtttatatatgtatttttgtgtatatttttctcacatgtatggatattgttgctgttgatattcttaccttttcattcaacttctctgtgttttgtttatactaatattttactgtattctGATTGTAACttcaaaactttgattttttatgtgttttgctGCAGGGCGACGAATTTCCATATCTTATGGAcgaaataaatatctatctatctatctatcttgaTAAGTTAAGCGGCGGGTTATCAATGGCGTGAGCAGAATTTGGTCTAGAGAATGGGGGTGGAGGAGTTTTTTGGTAAGTGGGGGGAGGAAAGAGAAATTCTACGTTCGCCGACAATTATGTGTAACCGTCAGTTAAAAATTACTAAAAAGGACCCTTAAATTATCGACATCTGTCCAGGATAAATAATTTCCAGAATCAAAACTGACCCACATTTTTTCCCTCATTCCCCCGTTCCTTAAATATACAGCACTGCGTGTTGTTAAACGATTGCCTTAGTATATACGATTGACAATTTGCTTAGCTATTTTATATTACGTTTTAGACCTTACTAGGTAATTTTAGCAATAGTATCAGATCTTCTTATCATCCATTTAAGGCAAGATTTGCAGCCATACACTTGTTGCTTTATTCATCGTACATGTATTTCTAGGGATGAGCCAGTTGCccgatcataataataatgcgACATTTCTGAATGAGCGCCCTCTACTTGAATTTTTCCTAGCATAATCAGAGTCGCCATGGTGAAGAATTACTATAACAAAAGAAtctaaaaggttttttttacaaCTCATTCATCATAACGACATCTGAGACTATCCTCCCTAtgttgaattttgtgcaacaaaTGATTTTATTGCGATATAAGAAACATTCACACAAAGGCACCAAAGATACAGTTATCTATAGATGCTGAGATCAGGATTATAGGGatggggtggaggtgggggtggtggggaagCTTCCTGAAACTGTCACACTGTCTCAGGGGACAGTTTGTTTGAACAAAAAAAGTAGCCAGAAAACCCCGGATGAGTCAGAGAGTTCCATTATGACGTCAAATGTTTACGTCACGTGACAAATTGCCCCATAATTACACCTAATTGTTGATTACTATACCTGGTAAACGGTCCCGTTCACTGAACAAGCAGCACATCGAGGGCAACAGGACCCTTCGTCTCGAACAAGGTGGCTCTGTTGGCAGTCGTACTGTGATGGACATTGCTGCGTATCACAAATAACAGTGGCGCTCTGCAATAATGATTACAAAAGTCAAGTTTTATAAAATCAAACTGGAGCAAGATTAATAAACCTCTGCATTATGCGGGCGGGTGGGGGTGGTTCCAGACATTATTGACCGACGAAAGATCGCCTGGTAACAAATCTTCATTGTGTAATGATGCGAAGGCATTTGATCGTAAGGATCGGTCAATTCCAATTTCcgaaaagggggaggggaggaagtaacacactgaaaacaaaatgtgacgTCACAGTCGGACAGCAACCCACTCTTACTGCATGGTGACCAAACATTTGCGCTTCTAACCATGTGATCGTGTGACCTTTGTaaaccctccctccctctcccctctccatAAACGTGTCTTTGTTTCGATGGGTTTGAGTCGACTTTAGGTAACGTAGTACAATCTGTAGCAGAGAAAAGACAGGTAATCACGTGACTATAGAcggtgatgtgatgtgatgctCACCAGGCAAATACACGTGGTACAGTCGTCTTCAAATACGACATCAGCATCTTCAAAAACTTCTCCTCCGAACAGACATCGGTCGCCCAAATCAAAGACCCGACGCTGCGCTGAAACAAAACCATCGACATACATTCGTAAATAGAGAATTTTAATTTTCTACTACTGTTGTCAAAATGGTGGAGAAAAACTTCAACCTGACACGGTGGCATTTTACAACTACAATGAtccaatgacgtcatattaATGCATACGGGACTTTGAAAGAAGCTTGACAAAAGCAGAATGTCTACCATAAAGTACCAACTGCTCTTGAAAGAACATCATATAAAACTTATAATATTTACTAAATTTAGATtgtattttgaatttatgaaattataattaaaagtcttgattAAGTACAAAGCATTTCAAGTTACTTTTGCTGAGTTCTCCAACCCAATGAGATACACATCATCGGCCTTAAAGTCTCTAATAGTATTTTTGGAATACTTTATGTTGTGGGGGCAGGATGGAGCGAGGAGGGGGTGTTGCCAAGGTAACCGAAACGGTTTTGTACACGGTCGTCTCAAGGCTTAATAGTATATTGTCCTGGTCAAGGGGCAGATAACGGTGGAATATCAGACACTCctcacaggaaaaaaaaaaagactggaCGTATCTTAGGGACTTACCCATGCACTTTGGACAGCACTCTCCCGGAGGTGTCTGTACTTGATAACTTGGACAAGACAGGACAGGACACGTCCTCCGAAAGCAAGAGAGAGTATCATCCTATCAGAAccagacaaaaagaaaaaaaaaaaaattaattgtgcCAATGCCTTGAAATGTTAGGTTCATCACGTCGTTGTAAGCCTTCACAATAACTTTTACGAACTTAACCAAACCAACAATATTTAGGACCGATGATACCTATATCAAATGACTGCCAATCTTAACTgcacacccccctcccacctcccccatACCTTCTTGCCTTCCTTCCCTCTCACTCCTCTACCCCATCATTCCTCTCTCGTTGGCCTTTCCCTACCCTTTATTTGTTATAAAGGGACaaacaccaacaacaacaatttcaagtgtttttttttgtggaagaTCTGCTCATtctacaaatatcctcagtgaattaaaaaaattcattACATCATCAACGATCACTATGACAACAACCCCAAGTCTTACCCGACAGTTGCATTCTATGCATGGGTCATCTTCCTTGTACGAGGTCTCCCCTTCCTCCAAGAAAACGCCGTTTAGGATACATCCTGGGAAAGAATCAAATGTGAGAAAAGGACATGAATATCCaacatatgcaaatatattGTATCACAAAGAAGCTTGGTTATTACCATAATTTACAAACGTATAGTTTATACGTGGCTCTTTCTTCCTTTGATTTGTTTATAACTATTTTGCATAAATTACCAGAAGCGTGACATGGTCCTTTTTTTATTAGTTTGCATCAGGGGCGTAACACACTACTGTTTGAAAGATGCGCTTCGGTAACAGCagactacatttgagagtatccgctgggggggggggggggggtagaagaCTTACCGGTATGTTTGAAAGAGTGAACCAGGGACTTTGCCGATTGTTTATGACAGTTCGTACCAGGCTGTGTTTAATAGGCTGCTGCATCAGGAGCGTAGAGGACTATCGTTATGTTGTAAAAGAGCGCCCCCAGATTTGCAACTGTTCTTAATTTACCGCGCCAGGGGCTTTTGACAGATTGTGCCATAGGGCGTAGAAGACTACTTTTTGAAAGAATGTACCAGGGAGTTTGGAAGATTGCGCCAAGGGCGTAGCAATCTTCTGTTGTTGTATTACAGCTGCAGGGTTGTGGCCTGTTGTAAATTTAAGAGAACCAAGCGTACATGCAGAATGCTAATGGAAGGGATGTTGTTAAAAATATCTTAACTGCCATATTTTGAGAAAATACAAGAAGTAACCAAAACCAGTCACTTCTTAACTATGTACTGAATCTTGACTACAATTGCGTGGCAGTTCACGCTCCCTTTGACGAATCATCGTCCCAAAATAAGACCCTATTTCAACGGAGAAATTTTCGCTGGTTGCTTATATCTACTTTTCCTTATTGCGTCCCAGATATGATAAGAAATGATAAAATCAATATTTCCCAAAAGTGATTGTGCTAACAGGAGAAGCAATTGATTCCTATATCTCCACTAGCCCTTCAATTATTTTGATTAGGTCAacgaactccccccccccccttcccacccattccatatatatatatgactactTCCTTTCTCATCAAATATCCCACGAGGTTCGTCATCCAAATCAAGTTTGTCCAAGACTAATATTTTGGCATTCAGATTTTTCCAATGCCCCCGATTCACTTAGCTCCAGGTCAGTCTGGATTGACTTTAAGTTTAAAGCAGGTTTACTTAAGGCCGACCACCGTACACCACCGCTTAACATTCACCTTAAAGTACCCTCTTCACTACCTGGCGCCAGATTGTCAAGTGGTGTCGCACTTCCAAAATGGCACGACCACAAACTAGGATGAGAGTTAACTCTGTTTTCAATAGGAAAACAGTTATTACTGTATATGGTCGAAAGGGAGATGGTGTATATACTTTATTTTAGTAAAGTTTAGGTTATTATATATTTAGGTTGTCCACGAGaacaagttttaattaattGATGAAACTGTTTGTACGGggtagggtgggatggggtggggtggggtggctgGGTGTAGGGGTGGGCGATCATCCAGGAAGTGAGAATGGCTTAACGTTTCCGAAGTGAGTTGCTTACAAAAGTTGCCATCTGTaaaactttttaagaaaagcgTAAAATTCCTACGAGTATTTAAGGGAGGGCATGGTGTACTGAAAGATGAAGGGGAAAGTTCCTGCCTTCTTTTCTTCTGGCTGGTATACGTCTACTAGAAACTATTTACTAATAAGGGTCTTGAAAAAGAATAATATAAACGCCcggttaaaaaagaaaaatccgTATAAGTCTAtggaaaacaacaacataatgaGAAGTGTTCCTATTGATTTCTATGTGTGTTTGTTTCAACGGTAGATTAACTTAGAGCCATATGCGGAggtgagagggggtggggtggaaggggggaTGTACTCGTTTTACTCGTATACTCACACCAAGGGGGAAATAGTTATTCTTGTACGCATGCGCTGGTAAACGTAAATAGATCTCATATGAGTCAATCTCGTTCATTTCATTGTTGACATTGAAGAACTTCCTTTGGTCaggataaattaaatttacagatCAAGTCAAGCGGAAACTATATAGAAACCGATGATATTTCCTGATCATAAAAAGTTGTTTATCATTTTGCCATTCATTGTCTTACAGAAAACGCAGTGAAACCAACCTATAGCTGCAACCTTACGTTATGGAAGTTTAGCTGGGCAGGAggaggagaaaaaaacaaacgacAACACCACATTACAGAAGATAAATACTGGACAAACCTGCCCTGCCGAATGACTTTCCTTACCCCCCCCCATTTCATATCGCCCCCTCCCAATTTCAtatctcctccccccccccattccaccTTACCACACAGTTGGAACTAATCTACTCCGGCCTTTCTTACTTATAATGTGGGgacaagggggtgggggagggaggtggacATCATGAACCCACTTGGTAGTGATATTACCAAAGCGGTATTGATGAATATACCATCAAATGTGTGGGAGGTCACCTAAACATATCTGTGGGGGATTTAAAGCGCTGGGTCAATGAACTCATTATACATTTACTAGCGAGAAATGACAAAGCTTACCCTGTCTGGGGAATCTCCCATTACCCACGCTTCTCCCCATCCCATGTATCTCCCCTGACCCActcccccctttcccccaccaCAAGGCCCTCCTCTAACGCCATCGCTTTACACTGCCTCTTGTTTTTTAACAAACAACACacgaaccaaaaaaaaaaacaagtgacGTCAACGGTTAACCTAGCCTGAACTGAGCCTAAATTGGCCTAAACTGTGTCCATATCCGATCCATACAATAGAGAACCAGTATAAACTACATAACAGTATCTAGTTCACCAATACACTTCTAATACTCTTCTTCTCTTTCCCCTTCAAAAGGCTCTCTTGTCAAAAATAATCTAAGTAGTTCTAAATAGACGTTTTCCAAGACTATTAAAGGTGATCCAAATGTACAAAAGTAGGTCTAACGACTAAAATACGAGGTCACTGAAGGAAGAATCTCAGCGATGATATAAACCGACCTACTTCCTTGAAGACCTCCTGTGCCAAGTGGATTTAATTGCTACACCATGCATAAACAGAGGCGTCATATATAACTACAATACACAGATTATGGTCGAAGACGGCGGCCTCGTGGTTAACAAACTTTGTCTTCTATTAGTATTAGTAAAACGAAAAATCCGTCCTCAATATGAATTTACGGTTATAATCACTTTCTTATGACACAAATCTATCAATGTTCAAACtataataaatatgcatgtcGGTTTTTGTCAATTCTCAAAATGGCTCTTCAATAATGACCGGACCTTTGGTAGCCTATATAGACTACACTCGCATACATACAAGACTATACGTGTACAATTCGGTACATTGGAACAAGGACATGGGCACTATAAGCACGACTAGTACGTTTCTGCAATGGTGTTGAAAACGTACAGACCAGGTATATCCCATACTACCTATAGGAGGACAACGTACCAGAAGTAGATACTGTACAGATACGTATTTGCCAACCAACATGTGTTGAAATAAAGACTTACAAACAGCCCACCCCAAAGAAGGATATTTTGTTTGCCATTCCAAATTCCTCACACTTTGTATTGTATCAACCCACTTTTTATGCCGAAAGTTGACTCATTCATAGATTAGGAGGAAATAACTAAGGTTCCACCCCTATTTTGCCCCtacctttgccccccccccttcgtacCCAATTAGCTGACAACTAGCACCAACATGACTTAGTTATCTTGCCCTGTCCTCACCTCTCGCCACTCCCTCCAGTTTCCTTTTCCCTGTCCCCGCCAACGAAGTAGCCATTAGCACCAATTAGATGCGCTCTCTAAATATCATCACTGTATGAACGACCGTCACCTTTCAACATTCCACTACCTAGCCTTCATgcgccacccccctccccctgatcGCAGAACCAACAGCACATGTGCTCTTTAAATCCTCATAACACACGACCTTCCCCTGCCCCCCTTATACCCACTCTCACACAACATCTTTCCCCTCTTCTTTTCACCACGCCCTTACTCCTTTCTTCatgcctgccccccccctcccctttctacACCCCGTTCCTCTTACAACCTCCATTCACCTCCCAATCAATAAACCAGTCAACACCAATACGCCTCCAACATCTATGTTCATACAACAATATCAACATATTACATACGAACGTGTTAAACACATCCGACATAATCTCCATAAATATAACTTCCTTGTAATGAACCGTCTAGGATAAATGACTATATCCTAATTCCGTCCCgccaacaaaaaaagaagagagacaatTTTATTAAACTTCCAGATACCAACGACGGCATAGGACTACAATCTTTCCTCATTTTGACTCAGCGTCTTTGCCAAATAACCGTCCGTCCATTAATGGCACtttaatatgaattaataaatCAAAGTTACATGAGCGTCAATGTTAGTGTTATATAACACCGTTGAGGAACCATCATGTATTTTCCACCCCTGACCCTTGTGTTATGACATTCTACACCTGCCAACAACCAAAAAACCAGCCACAGTTTTGAACTCcagtgtgttaaaaaaaaaagaaaaaaaaagagaagatggACGCGATGCCACTATGTCTAAAAATCGAATTTATTTCACCCTAAGACTAACACCAAAATTGTATATAGACCCTACCCCAAGTCGTAATATTTATGGTGTTCGCTATCACCCCTTACGGTTCCACTAACATTCAACATTATAACTTTCATCAGACATTTATGATGTAATGACGGCAATGTTTCGCAATGAAAACTTCCAAAATATCCCTCAGGATGATGTACCGACTTTAAGTATATCGTGTTTTATCGATGTGATCCTAACGAAGTTTTATGGTGACCTAAGCTTCCCCACCAACGTACTTTTACTAACTGTAGACAGCAGCGGTGAAGAGCCCCCACTGTATgagtaattattattttcagtgTAGTTTTTATTTTGGCCTATAGGCAGTCACTGACTCACTGAAAACAGACATGCGCAAGGTACACATACGTATAGTGACGGCAAGAAAGAAGGggtgagtgggggaggggtggggcagAAAAGAAAACGTGCTACTCACTGGGAAGATGACACCAACGCGTGTCACTTGACAAAACTGAGCTTGAACACAGTACTCTAAAACTATGAAATTTttatttaacacattttttaTTAACACATTGTCCAAATATACTTGCCTCAAGTCGCTTGCCCTCATACGACACAATGTTTTGTTGTCCCCAAGGGTTAGGGATTTTAACGTCGATCACATTGGCTAGCATTGTAAGAATGTGTCTACCTCAACTCAACAAGAAATTAAGTAGTCACGTTTGGCATAAGCAGTGTTATCTGCCTTCACTCTCAATTTTGGCATTTATCAAGTTTTGAAGTTAAATGAATGTTTATTTTCCGTATCATGCATCTGACGTTTTTTAATCTCTTTTTAAGGATGCATAAATGTGAACTAGAATGAAACCGTATTACATACCTGGACACACAGGACAACAAGAGTCACCTCTGATGCTTGGATGTTCACATTGGGGTTCACATTGCATGTTACTGGACGTTACGACGCCTTCCTGTCGCAAAGAAAGatgaaatgatgataataataaaatgatgcTAACAAAAAAATTATCGTTATTTAAGtcataaaaaattattttccagAATAATAAAGTGActgaatttttgtttgtttgaatgGGTATAGAAGAAAATCACTGGTTTTATCACGAGCCAGAAACACAAGATCTCACTTGTCTAGATCTAAGGAATGGGTGTGTggtgggtaggggtggggtaagGGTGGGGGTAAGGGTGGGGTAGGGTatgggtggggtaggggtggggtgggtcaGAGGGGACGCGTTCTAGGCTGCTCTACTTGTAGAATAAACATCGCAACTCTAATTCATCACGTAGAAGTTTTAAAACCTAGCACCTATTTTTGTATCATCATTGTGTTCTGTTACATCATCATGTTTCAGTTTTGTATCATCAATaagtactttttgaaatatattttgttcatttacTTCTGGTCCTTTCGACATTCTCGAGCGCCTGACAAAACTAAAAGTGAGATTTGAATGATCACCTTCCAGCCGTGGAGATCAAGGGTACACTTAAAGTGTAAGAAAACAAATGTGGAACGGCAGGTTCAACCCACGAACTAAGTAAGTACATTAAGTGAGagagagttggggggggggcagtattTCATAACGTCATCTACCGACAATGACTGGCTGTGCCCAGGTAATATTTGGCACTGGAACCGAAACCCTGGAATCCTCTTAATGTTAAACAAAGTTGCTCTCAAATTAATCCCAGATACGGGGCTACCTTGCCCAGGTCCtcgtttacccccccccccccccaatttatAGTGTTAGAGGCCTCTTATAAAATAGTGTTCAATGTTATGTTAATGGAttcatttcttaaatttaaaGCTTTATGAATTTTAGATCTTACGTGATGCGGAGTAAATGTCCATAATGAACAACACAGGAAGACCAAGCAAAATCAATATTTCAGAAGGTTCCCTTTGAAAGCTTTTGACACCGCGAATACCGCGATGACAGATCTATCCCATTAACACGGTTATTGCAGACCGACTGTTGAATATCATTCATGTTTTGTAATTCATTAATGTCGTTCGCTTCCCTTGATCTCTCTCGGGGACCTATTGCCAGCTTAATAAGTCTTTCGAATCTTTTATTACATAATCAAGGATACGAGAATCCCACATTAATTATATGAGGGTGCAATTAAACATTACGAAACCCCTATTAAAAGTATTCAACGTGACGTAGTCTGTCTAGATTAAGATTAGATTAAGGTAGGTGCTGGAATCGTTTCGCACCATCTACTGATGAAAACGTCCGGAAGATAAAGACACTTTATTACTATATAATTTCGTCATATTAATGCACGGCGGAGAGTTCGGGGAATGGATTTCTTATTTATCGTCACATgatacttattattatttttttttggtccttcttcttcttgctttaATTCCATAGTCTTATTTCTAATATAATTGGATAAAGGATCTCAACTTCTGACCTTTCCAAGCCCATGCATGTACATGAATGAACAATGTACTTCACACACAGATATAACGTACAAAATTATGACATACAAAAACGAAACGGGCCAGAATATATTGAAGAACTTCATATAGTTGATTCCAACCGAAGTGTCTCTTTAACGACCAGCTGACATCTCCccacccctaacccctaacGTATGTATAGTAGTGATGTAACAtcccccgccctcccccccccccctctcccgaCAAAAACAGTGGTATAACCTGGATTCCGTGACGTCAGTAATGATTTTACCTGGCATTGGAAATGTCGGCACCCGTCCAAATTCCATCTCTGGCCGCTGTGGTACACATCGCCATTAAAAAGACAGACTGGGGGAAAAATAGAGATAATTGGACGGTTAGACTTTTAATCAATCTTTGTGTCATATTCAATTATTCATGTCATGTATGGAAATAGTAATTAAAGGAGCTTGGCGATATACAAAATAGAAGaggaaaggaaaaataaaacaaaacagtctCCCGGTTTGAAATATAAGATTGTAAATCTGAGAAGAAGATAAAGTATAGTGTATAGGAGATTTGTGAAATTTCTAGTACAGGACAGTATCCATGCGAGTTTGTTACATACATATCATGTGGCATTAGTTACCGATCACATCTGACACAAATGAAATGACGCAGTAACTACTTCATACAACAAAAGTAAGGCTAGTTGTGATATTTGATCCACCTCAGCCCCTAACACTTTACTAATGAGCCCTCATCCTCCACTCCAACCTCCCCTacatctcccctcccctccggCCCACTTCTCCGTGGTATTATGATGAATTTTTCCCCACCAATTTTC encodes:
- the LOC139964827 gene encoding BMP-binding endothelial regulator protein-like, translated to MAAGETPARRRGDWVACLCVLLASVTFNVSSGFLDGDASTCEEEGAVIELSFIMGNPCITCRCTNHIVKCQQKTCDKLDDCALVVKAIERDCCEHCKVCLFNGDVYHSGQRWNLDGCRHFQCQEGVVTSSNMQCEPQCEHPSIRGDSCCPVCPGCILNGVFLEEGETSYKEDDPCIECNCRDDTLSCFRRTCPVLSCPSYQVQTPPGECCPKCMAQRRVFDLGDRCLFGGEVFEDADVVFEDDCTTCICLSATVICDTQQCPSQYDCQQSHLVRDEGSCCPRCAACSVNGTVYQHNEEWSVSPCETCRCEGGREECVVNRCETAPLVCPDSRRYILQTPEGECCPRCVERNGTCTVFGDPHYRTFDGRLFNFQGRCKYLLTADCTHSSFRIRVRNDGRESRHASWSKTVFIHVGENMITLRQGKQVRVNREAVTVPHTEPTLGHISFENYVITVYLNIGIKVLWDGDSFIEVTVSTSYKNKLCGLCGDYDDDRHNDFRTLKGAVVHDVNVFASSWRIGSKEECDVSEKKQLFSPCRHNPFAKVQARRECRILKSAEFDPCKGVVDQWVYYRSCMTDVCECGPSHSCACEAVLAFIRECERHGIEMRELYSGNCIL